In a genomic window of Candidatus Woesearchaeota archaeon:
- a CDS encoding DUF211 domain-containing protein has translation MGVIRRIVLDVLKPHEPTIEELASRLSDIEGTDGVDIVVYGIEKQVESIKITMEGSKINLAKARAIIEDFGANVHSIDKVTCGSKIVEEAETPQDVD, from the coding sequence ATGGGCGTGATAAGAAGGATTGTTCTTGATGTTCTTAAGCCTCATGAGCCCACAATAGAAGAGCTTGCATCAAGGCTTAGCGACATAGAGGGGACTGACGGAGTGGATATTGTCGTTTATGGCATAGAAAAGCAGGTTGAAAGCATAAAGATAACTATGGAAGGAAGCAAGATAAACCTTGCAAAGGCAAGGGCAATAATTGAGGATTTCGGGGCAAACGTCCACAGCATTGACAAAGTGACATGCGGCTCAAAAATAGTTGAGGAGGCAGAAACTCCCCAGGACGTAGACTGA